The Pirellulimonas nuda genome includes a region encoding these proteins:
- a CDS encoding DUF1559 family PulG-like putative transporter has translation MIESTTTEPQRRDARPRQAFTLVELLVVIAIIGILVSLLLPAVQAAREAARRSQCKSNVKQLALAVINYEAARSRLPPAGSFGPKPAAKNAQVNLISGLNHSWIVFVLEYMEERALFAQFDTQKVNVALTPGSPAAAQPASLICPSDGASSRRYEHRLIKAPGGGPSLFGKGNYAAFTSVYHADRVGFPGAIPLFAQQLREVSDGTSSTMLLSEVRTRPNEKDVRGAWALPWAGASTLAFDMHSVNGLAVDAFEPRSDWITDRLARTPNGTIYDAIDRCDLPEEALFEGLPCSGDGREGSLGFQSAAPRSAHPGGVNVAYLDGHVDFAGDDIDALAMTYLVYVRDGQITNRP, from the coding sequence TTGATCGAATCCACTACGACAGAACCGCAGAGGCGTGACGCACGCCCGCGCCAGGCGTTTACGCTTGTCGAGCTGCTTGTGGTCATCGCGATCATCGGCATCCTCGTGAGCCTGCTGCTGCCTGCCGTGCAAGCCGCCCGCGAGGCGGCCCGCCGCAGCCAGTGCAAGAGCAACGTGAAGCAGCTCGCGCTGGCGGTCATCAACTACGAAGCGGCACGTTCCAGACTGCCACCGGCCGGCTCGTTTGGCCCCAAGCCGGCCGCCAAGAACGCCCAGGTCAACCTGATTTCAGGGCTCAACCACAGTTGGATCGTGTTTGTGCTGGAGTACATGGAAGAGCGGGCGTTGTTCGCCCAATTCGACACTCAAAAAGTAAACGTGGCGTTGACCCCGGGATCACCAGCCGCCGCCCAGCCGGCGTCACTGATCTGCCCCTCGGATGGGGCCTCCTCTCGCCGGTACGAGCACCGCTTGATCAAGGCGCCCGGCGGCGGCCCGTCTCTCTTCGGAAAGGGAAACTACGCGGCATTCACTAGCGTCTACCACGCTGACCGTGTTGGGTTCCCTGGCGCCATCCCGCTTTTTGCTCAGCAGTTACGCGAGGTGTCTGACGGCACCTCGTCCACGATGCTGCTTTCGGAGGTCCGCACTCGCCCCAACGAAAAGGATGTGCGCGGCGCGTGGGCCTTGCCGTGGGCAGGGGCTTCGACGCTGGCTTTCGACATGCACAGCGTCAACGGACTGGCCGTCGACGCTTTCGAACCGCGGAGCGACTGGATCACCGACCGCCTGGCGCGCACGCCCAACGGCACAATCTACGACGCCATCGATCGTTGCGATCTCCCCGAGGAAGCGCTGTTCGAGGGGCTTCCGTGTTCGGGGGACGGTCGCGAAGGATCCCTTGGCTTTCAGTCCGCTGCCCCCCGTTCGGCGCACCCGGGGGGGGTCAACGTCGCGTACCTGGACGGGCACGTCGACTTTGCCGGGGACGATATCGACGCGCTGGCGATGACCTACCTGGTCTATGTCCGCGACGGTCAAATCACCAATCGCCCCTAG
- a CDS encoding PD40 domain-containing protein: MILRPALWVRALPLFALCAAQAAVAVSVPIAGVSQSADANPLRTIEAVSFSPSGQQLLVVGNLTSAGAVDYAYTVPLAGGTPNKVSDGTADVEYAAYFTPDGSEVVYAADAGDFNNLYRVPATGGVSTSVTTERVTHFRLTPDGQTAVFLTRPTGAVPDVLRSVPLTGGAVTTLSTATQGDIDRASWGISPDSQTVVFGASFLIPTSANEDSLFRVPVNGSAAPTLINFGPVAPHQIDIEDVAVSADGRVAFIADYTVNNNYNLHFSPLNGGTAQLLPSFLLPAGSDMHNFVISPDGRYVAFSADLETVNVFELFVVPIAGGAAIKVSDPMTAEAIDLDITGDGVPDISDGEVDGDILDSEASIAWSPNGSQIAYVADGELDGVFSVYLVSNPLFEAPVGDYNGDGFVDAADYTVWRDTLGSISDLRADGDGSLAIDAGDYQVWKNGFGPAAGVAGSVAAIPEPPSASCLALALLFATPAGGQRHALTLRRRIA; encoded by the coding sequence ATGATTCTACGACCCGCGCTCTGGGTGAGAGCGTTGCCGCTATTTGCCTTGTGCGCCGCCCAGGCCGCCGTGGCGGTCAGCGTGCCTATCGCGGGGGTGAGCCAGTCTGCGGACGCCAACCCCTTGCGGACGATCGAGGCGGTGTCGTTCAGCCCCAGCGGGCAGCAACTGCTGGTTGTCGGCAACCTCACCTCGGCGGGGGCCGTGGACTACGCCTACACCGTGCCGCTGGCCGGCGGGACGCCCAACAAGGTGAGCGATGGAACGGCCGACGTCGAGTACGCCGCCTACTTCACCCCAGACGGGTCTGAAGTCGTGTACGCGGCCGACGCGGGCGACTTCAATAACTTGTACCGCGTCCCCGCCACGGGGGGCGTCTCCACGTCGGTCACCACCGAACGCGTGACCCACTTTCGGCTCACGCCCGACGGTCAGACGGCGGTCTTCCTCACGCGTCCAACGGGCGCGGTCCCGGACGTGCTGCGATCGGTTCCCCTCACTGGAGGTGCGGTGACGACGCTTTCGACCGCGACCCAGGGAGACATAGATCGGGCGTCGTGGGGGATCTCGCCCGACAGCCAAACCGTGGTGTTTGGGGCCTCGTTCTTGATCCCAACGTCCGCCAATGAAGACTCGTTGTTCCGCGTGCCGGTCAACGGGAGCGCCGCGCCGACCCTGATCAACTTTGGGCCGGTCGCGCCCCACCAGATTGATATCGAAGACGTCGCGGTTTCCGCGGACGGCCGCGTGGCGTTCATCGCGGACTACACGGTCAACAACAACTACAACCTGCACTTCTCGCCGCTGAACGGCGGGACGGCGCAATTGCTGCCGTCGTTCTTGCTGCCGGCGGGGTCAGACATGCACAACTTCGTGATCTCGCCCGATGGACGGTACGTCGCCTTCTCGGCCGACCTCGAGACCGTGAACGTGTTTGAGCTGTTTGTCGTGCCGATTGCCGGGGGCGCCGCGATCAAGGTCAGTGACCCTATGACCGCCGAAGCGATCGACCTAGACATCACGGGAGACGGCGTGCCAGATATCTCAGACGGCGAGGTCGACGGCGACATCCTCGACTCGGAAGCGTCGATCGCGTGGTCTCCCAACGGCAGCCAGATCGCCTACGTGGCGGATGGCGAGCTGGACGGCGTGTTCTCGGTCTATCTGGTGAGCAATCCCTTGTTCGAAGCGCCCGTCGGCGACTACAACGGCGACGGCTTTGTCGACGCCGCGGACTACACGGTCTGGCGAGACACGCTCGGGTCGATCTCCGACCTCCGCGCAGACGGCGACGGCAGCTTAGCCATCGACGCAGGCGACTACCAGGTTTGGAAGAACGGCTTTGGTCCGGCGGCGGGCGTGGCGGGGTCCGTCGCAGCGATCCCGGAGCCGCCGTCGGCGTCTTGCTTGGCCCTTGCGCTGCTCTTCGCGACGCCGGCGGGTGGTCAGAGGCACGCGCTCACCCTGCGTAGGAGAATCGCTTGA
- a CDS encoding CBM96 family carbohydrate-binding protein, with amino-acid sequence MLAGDGLVGPYLDPQEPSSLAGAPADAANVGVATLEPAAAIQSGELRLWHKLTLDFEGPQTSEGASNNPFMNYRLDVTFTHQQSGQTYVVPGYYAADGNAGNTHATSGNIWRVHFAPDLLGEWSYAASFRAGANVAVNSNPLAGASAGFFDGEGGTFTIIETDKTGIDLRGKGRLEYVGEHYLQFAGTGEYFLKQGPDAPENLLAYSDFDGNFKSDGQKDNLVKDYQPHVQDWNVGDPTWDSEDAGTAQDNGKGLIGAVNYLASEGQNAFSFLTMNINGDDQNVFPYTDYNERLRIDVSKLDQWEKVFEHGDHMGMYLHFKTQETENDQLLDGGALGNERKLYYRELIARFSHHLALNWNLGEENTNTTQQRKDFAQFFYDNDPYRHNVVIHTYPGQHNSVYTPLLGNASKLTGASIQTGNSNFADVHGAVTTWVTNSANAGKKWVVAVDEPGDAQHAIQPDYDAGNTHVDGRKNALWGTLMGGGAGNEWYFGYAHDHSDLSLNDFRSRDQWWDYTRYALEFFNDNDIPFWEMQNDDGISSASNDYGFYKPGEVYVAYLKNGGTTNINLAAASGQLEVKWFDPRNGGELQNGSVTSVAGGASRGVGQAPNSTGQDWVVLVRVPLIEDQGPFQDVPLAIADGAIIQFENYDVGGEGKAYHDSDTISQGNHSRGGGVDGGPAEGASGERIGWTVDGEWLEYTVDPVAGTYYASIRYASGAATVGDVRLLIGDGPDGENFTELGTFDLQNTGGWTDWDFVTLPGVTLPAGEGLVLRAEIIGGGFDLDFIEFTTDAPVNSPPVVAIDDVTQVIEGSGGANVHQEQNGLVVIEVENTTSDLGLWNEESSYANFTGDGYLQFTGNNPSSGPPNSPLEYRFKINQSGLYYLHMYVARDTTHGQASDLSNDAYVRVEGDYNAGPNPGNSHGDDAPLSMLMSDTKFFGGNANAFAWASGNRLDPGGETNKRVAIYDFKAGEEYTLVVSGRSQWFSADRLVFRHESVSSGAAQNLSNPESTQSGDEPTVLGYQIDATVSDDFRNFHPPQLQWTKISGPGTVGFDDPNAEDVLATFSVDGTYTLQLSAFDGEHTTTQTVVVNAVMTPNSAPTVDAGADQSIKLPINSVNLTGLASDDGLPGAGLSTQWSIVSAPAGGNVTFGDATAAATTAAFTLAGDYVLRLTADDGDQSAFDDVAVTVRSELEPVVFNPIDDAYLENTTPFNDQYLKVEDASRTRTSFLKFDVAGIDGFNVTSATLRLNVNGDAGNGVVTAYAGSHNNWTETTITNGNKPAAGAALDSVTGTHALGQWKEFDVTTAVTGSGQVSFVIQIAAGNDVWFSSSEGASPPELIVEVAAIPSLPGDYDGNLMVEQADYDVWKSNFGSTTQLAADGNNDGVVDAADYTVWRDNLGRSLPAVAPAISLASAVAEASPESETSPLASLLSIASDAARDASYASLAVADEGPGLASSRDLLLLHDWPGLTSGAADGAREHAAVDQAMAEEDPENEYRPLARQVFTEV; translated from the coding sequence ATGTTGGCGGGCGACGGGCTGGTCGGTCCCTACCTCGATCCGCAAGAGCCCAGCAGTTTGGCGGGCGCCCCTGCCGACGCCGCCAATGTGGGCGTCGCCACGCTAGAGCCGGCCGCGGCGATTCAATCGGGCGAGTTGCGTCTGTGGCACAAGTTGACGCTCGACTTCGAGGGGCCGCAGACCAGCGAGGGAGCGAGCAACAACCCGTTTATGAACTACCGGTTGGACGTGACGTTTACCCACCAACAGTCGGGGCAAACCTACGTCGTGCCCGGATACTACGCCGCGGACGGCAACGCGGGCAACACGCACGCCACGAGCGGAAACATCTGGAGGGTCCACTTTGCCCCCGACCTGCTCGGCGAATGGAGCTACGCAGCGTCCTTCCGTGCGGGCGCCAACGTGGCGGTCAACAGCAATCCGTTGGCGGGCGCATCGGCCGGGTTCTTCGACGGAGAAGGGGGTACGTTCACCATCATTGAGACTGACAAGACCGGGATCGACCTGCGCGGCAAGGGGCGCCTGGAGTACGTCGGCGAGCACTACTTGCAGTTCGCCGGAACGGGCGAGTACTTCCTCAAGCAGGGGCCAGACGCGCCAGAGAACCTGCTTGCGTACAGCGACTTCGACGGCAACTTCAAGTCTGACGGCCAGAAGGACAACCTGGTCAAGGACTATCAACCCCACGTTCAGGATTGGAACGTCGGGGATCCGACGTGGGACAGCGAAGACGCGGGGACGGCGCAGGACAACGGCAAGGGGCTCATCGGCGCCGTAAACTACTTGGCGTCCGAAGGTCAGAACGCCTTCTCTTTCCTGACCATGAACATCAACGGCGATGATCAGAACGTTTTCCCGTACACAGACTACAACGAACGACTGCGGATCGACGTGTCGAAGCTCGACCAGTGGGAGAAGGTCTTTGAGCACGGTGACCACATGGGGATGTACCTGCACTTCAAGACGCAGGAAACGGAGAACGATCAACTGCTCGATGGGGGCGCGCTGGGTAACGAGCGGAAGTTGTACTACCGTGAGCTGATCGCACGTTTTAGTCATCACTTGGCGTTGAACTGGAACCTGGGCGAAGAAAACACGAACACGACGCAGCAACGGAAGGATTTTGCCCAATTCTTCTACGACAACGATCCGTATCGTCACAACGTGGTGATCCACACGTATCCGGGGCAGCACAACAGCGTCTACACCCCGCTTCTGGGGAACGCCTCGAAGCTTACCGGCGCGTCGATCCAGACCGGCAACTCAAACTTTGCCGACGTGCACGGCGCAGTGACCACTTGGGTGACCAACTCGGCGAACGCCGGCAAGAAGTGGGTGGTTGCGGTCGACGAGCCCGGCGACGCGCAGCACGCGATCCAACCCGATTACGACGCCGGCAACACCCACGTCGACGGCCGCAAGAACGCCCTATGGGGGACGCTGATGGGGGGCGGAGCGGGCAACGAGTGGTACTTCGGCTACGCTCACGACCACTCCGATCTGTCCCTGAACGATTTCCGCAGCCGCGATCAGTGGTGGGACTACACCCGCTACGCGCTAGAGTTCTTCAATGACAATGACATCCCGTTCTGGGAGATGCAAAACGACGACGGCATTTCTTCCGCTAGCAACGACTACGGCTTCTACAAGCCGGGCGAGGTGTACGTCGCTTACCTCAAGAACGGCGGCACCACCAACATCAACTTGGCGGCCGCCTCGGGCCAACTGGAGGTGAAGTGGTTCGACCCGCGCAACGGCGGCGAACTGCAGAACGGCTCGGTGACTTCTGTCGCCGGCGGCGCCTCCCGCGGCGTCGGCCAGGCGCCCAACAGCACGGGGCAGGACTGGGTGGTTCTGGTCCGCGTGCCGCTGATCGAAGATCAGGGTCCCTTCCAGGACGTCCCGCTCGCGATCGCCGACGGCGCGATCATCCAGTTTGAGAACTACGATGTCGGGGGAGAAGGCAAGGCCTACCACGACTCTGACACGATTTCTCAGGGCAACCACTCTCGCGGTGGCGGCGTCGACGGCGGACCCGCGGAAGGCGCTTCAGGCGAACGCATCGGCTGGACCGTCGACGGCGAATGGCTGGAGTACACGGTTGATCCGGTCGCCGGAACGTACTACGCGTCGATCCGCTACGCGTCGGGCGCCGCGACCGTCGGCGACGTTCGGCTGCTGATCGGCGACGGCCCCGATGGCGAGAACTTCACGGAACTGGGGACGTTTGACCTCCAGAACACGGGGGGCTGGACCGATTGGGATTTCGTCACCCTGCCGGGCGTCACCCTCCCCGCAGGTGAGGGCTTGGTGCTCCGGGCCGAGATCATCGGGGGCGGTTTTGACCTCGACTTTATCGAGTTCACCACCGACGCGCCCGTGAACTCGCCGCCGGTCGTTGCGATCGACGACGTGACCCAGGTGATCGAGGGGAGTGGCGGCGCGAATGTACACCAGGAGCAGAACGGCTTGGTGGTAATCGAGGTAGAGAACACCACCTCCGACCTCGGCCTGTGGAACGAGGAGTCCTCCTACGCCAACTTCACCGGCGACGGATACTTGCAGTTTACCGGAAACAACCCTTCGAGTGGCCCGCCCAATTCGCCGCTGGAGTACCGCTTCAAGATCAACCAGTCAGGGCTGTACTACTTGCATATGTACGTCGCGCGCGACACCACGCATGGCCAGGCAAGCGACCTCAGCAACGACGCTTACGTACGCGTCGAGGGAGACTACAACGCCGGCCCGAACCCTGGAAACAGCCACGGAGACGACGCTCCGCTCAGCATGCTGATGAGCGACACAAAGTTCTTTGGCGGAAACGCGAACGCCTTTGCATGGGCGTCGGGGAACCGGCTCGACCCTGGGGGTGAGACCAACAAACGCGTCGCGATCTACGACTTTAAAGCGGGCGAGGAGTACACGCTGGTCGTCTCCGGGCGGTCGCAGTGGTTCAGCGCTGACCGCCTCGTGTTCCGTCACGAAAGCGTCAGCAGCGGGGCCGCGCAAAACCTGAGCAACCCGGAGTCGACGCAATCGGGCGACGAACCCACTGTGCTGGGCTACCAGATTGACGCCACGGTTTCCGACGACTTCCGCAACTTCCACCCGCCGCAATTGCAGTGGACGAAGATTTCGGGCCCCGGAACCGTGGGCTTTGACGACCCGAATGCTGAAGATGTATTGGCGACGTTCAGCGTCGATGGAACCTACACCTTGCAATTGTCGGCTTTTGACGGCGAGCACACGACGACCCAAACGGTCGTCGTCAACGCGGTCATGACTCCGAATTCAGCCCCGACGGTCGACGCCGGCGCCGATCAGTCGATCAAGCTGCCGATCAACAGCGTGAACCTGACTGGATTGGCTTCGGACGACGGCCTGCCTGGAGCCGGGCTTTCCACGCAGTGGTCGATCGTGTCGGCGCCCGCCGGCGGCAACGTAACCTTTGGGGACGCTACTGCGGCCGCAACCACCGCCGCGTTCACCCTGGCGGGAGACTACGTCCTGCGGCTGACGGCCGACGACGGCGACCAGTCGGCCTTCGACGACGTCGCGGTCACGGTCCGGAGCGAGCTGGAGCCGGTCGTCTTCAACCCGATCGACGACGCCTACCTCGAGAACACTACCCCGTTCAATGACCAGTATCTCAAGGTAGAAGACGCATCGCGGACGCGTACAAGCTTCCTCAAGTTCGACGTCGCTGGCATCGACGGATTCAACGTCACGTCCGCAACGCTTCGGCTGAACGTTAATGGCGACGCCGGCAATGGCGTGGTTACGGCCTACGCCGGCAGCCACAACAACTGGACCGAAACCACCATTACCAACGGCAACAAACCGGCGGCCGGCGCGGCTTTGGACAGCGTGACCGGAACCCATGCTTTGGGCCAGTGGAAAGAGTTTGACGTAACCACGGCGGTCACAGGGAGCGGACAGGTCTCGTTCGTGATCCAGATCGCGGCCGGCAACGACGTCTGGTTCAGCTCCAGCGAGGGAGCGAGCCCACCGGAGTTGATTGTGGAGGTCGCCGCGATCCCCAGTCTGCCCGGGGATTACGATGGGAACCTCATGGTCGAGCAGGCTGACTACGACGTCTGGAAGTCCAACTTCGGCAGCACGACCCAGCTAGCCGCCGATGGCAACAACGACGGCGTTGTTGACGCCGCCGACTACACGGTTTGGCGTGACAATCTGGGCCGGTCGTTGCCGGCTGTCGCGCCGGCGATCTCCCTTGCGTCTGCCGTTGCAGAGGCGTCTCCCGAGTCGGAAACGTCGCCTCTCGCGTCGCTGCTTTCCATCGCGTCCGACGCGGCCCGCGACGCTTCCTACGCTTCCCTGGCGGTCGCGGACGAGGGGCCCGGCTTGGCCAGCAGCCGAGACCTGTTGCTCCTTCATGATTGGCCCGGACTTACCTCGGGCGCCGCCGACGGGGCGCGCGAACACGCCGCAGTCGACCAGGCCATGGCGGAAGAGGATCCCGAGAACGAGTACCGGCCGCTTGCTAGGCAAGTATTTACGGAAGTTTAG